A portion of the Phacochoerus africanus isolate WHEZ1 chromosome 5, ROS_Pafr_v1, whole genome shotgun sequence genome contains these proteins:
- the SLC30A3 gene encoding probable proton-coupled zinc antiporter SLC30A3 isoform X2 has protein sequence MEPSPTAGGSETTRLVSPRDRGGIGGGLRLKSLFTEASEPVPEEPKPTEMSFQHCHRDPLPQPGLTPERLQAQRQLCAACAVCCVFMAGEVVGGYLAHSLAIMTDAAHLLADVGSMMGSLFSLWLSTRPATRTMTFGWHRSETLGALASVVSLWMVTGILLYLAFIRLLHSDYHIEGGAMLLTASIAVCANLLMAFVLHQAGPPHSHGSRGAEYAPLEEGPGEALPLGNTSVRAAFVHVLGDLLQSLGVLAASVLIYFKPQYKAADPISTFLFSICALGSTAPTLRDVLRVLMEGTPRSVGFEPVRDTLLSVPGVRATHELHLWSLTLTYHVASAHLAVDSTADPEAVLAEATSRLHSRFGFSSCTLQVEQYQPEMAQCLRCREPPQA, from the exons ATGGAGCCCTCTCCCACCGCTGGGGGCTCGGAGACCACTCGCCTGGTGAGCCCCCGAGACCGTGGCGGCATTGGTGGCGGCCTGCGTTTGAAGAG TCTCTTCACAGAGGCCTCAGAGCCCGTCCCCGAGGAGCCCAAACCCACAGAGATGTCCTTCCAGCACTGCCACAGGGACCCCCTGCCCCAGCCGGGTCTCACCCCTGAGAGGCTGCAGGCGCAGAGGCAGCTGTGCGCCGCCTGTGCCGTGTGCTGCGTCTTCATGGCCGGGGAGGTCGTCG GTGGGTATTTGGCGCACAGCCTGGCCATTATGACCGATGCAGCCCACCTGTTGGCAGACGTGGGCAGCATGATGGGCAGCCTCTTCTCCCTTTGGCTCTCTACCCGTCCAGCCACCCGCACCATGACCTTTGGCTGGCACCGTTCAG AGACTCTGGGGGCTTTGGCCTCTGTGGTCTCCCTCTGGATGGTCACTGGCATCCTCCTGTACCTGGCTTTCATCCGCCTGCTGCACAGCGACTACCACATCGAAGGGGGTGCCATGCTGCTGACCGCCAGCATCGCAGTCTGTGCCAATCTGCT AATGGCCTTTGTGCTGCACCAGGCTGGGCCCCCCCACAGCCACGGGTCTAGGGGGGCAGAGTATGCACCGctggaggaggggcctggggaggccCTGCCCCTGGGGAACACCAGCGTCCGGGCGGCCTTTGTGCATGTGCTGGGGGACCTCCTGCAGAGCCTTGGGGTGCTGGCTGCCTCCGTCCTCATCTACTTCAAG CCTCAATACAAGGCAGCTGACCCCATCAGCACCTTCCTCTTCTCCATCTGCGCCCTCGGATCCACCGCTCCCACCCTCCGAGACGTTCTCCGCGTCCTCATGGAAG GTACCCCCCGAAGTGTGGGGTTCGAGCCTGTGCGGGATACCCTGTTGTCAGTGCCAGGAGTCCGGGCAACCCACGAGTTGCACCTGTGGTCCCTCACGCTCACCTACCACGTTGCCTCTGCACACCTGGCCGTCG ACTCCACAGCTGACCCCGAAGCTGTCCTGGCTGAAGCCACATCCCGGCTCCACTCCCGGTTTGGATTCTCCAGCTGTACCCTGCAGGTCGAGCAGTACCAGCCCGAGATGGCCCAGTGCCTGCGCTGCCGGGAGCCCCCCCAAGCCTGA
- the SLC30A3 gene encoding probable proton-coupled zinc antiporter SLC30A3 isoform X1, producing the protein MEPSPTAGGSETTRLVSPRDRGGIGGGLRLKSLFTEASEPVPEEPKPTEMSFQHCHRDPLPQPGLTPERLQAQRQLCAACAVCCVFMAGEVVGGYLAHSLAIMTDAAHLLADVGSMMGSLFSLWLSTRPATRTMTFGWHRSETLGALASVVSLWMVTGILLYLAFIRLLHSDYHIEGGAMLLTASIAVCANLLMAFVLHQAGPPHSHGSRGAEYAPLEEGPGEALPLGNTSVRAAFVHVLGDLLQSLGVLAASVLIYFKAWGCFLYSLNTRQLTPSAPSSSPSAPSDPPLPPSETFSASSWKVPPEVWGSSLCGIPCCQCQESGQPTSCTCGPSRSPTTLPLHTWPSTPQLTPKLSWLKPHPGSTPGLDSPAVPCRSSSTSPRWPSACAAGSPPKPEPRPHLPPPTARPLAQPWTLSTCLPAHGEVTELGLHPSSLPASTCRPPSPSGQDQSVCGAWARSQAEQGTQSSGGGV; encoded by the exons ATGGAGCCCTCTCCCACCGCTGGGGGCTCGGAGACCACTCGCCTGGTGAGCCCCCGAGACCGTGGCGGCATTGGTGGCGGCCTGCGTTTGAAGAG TCTCTTCACAGAGGCCTCAGAGCCCGTCCCCGAGGAGCCCAAACCCACAGAGATGTCCTTCCAGCACTGCCACAGGGACCCCCTGCCCCAGCCGGGTCTCACCCCTGAGAGGCTGCAGGCGCAGAGGCAGCTGTGCGCCGCCTGTGCCGTGTGCTGCGTCTTCATGGCCGGGGAGGTCGTCG GTGGGTATTTGGCGCACAGCCTGGCCATTATGACCGATGCAGCCCACCTGTTGGCAGACGTGGGCAGCATGATGGGCAGCCTCTTCTCCCTTTGGCTCTCTACCCGTCCAGCCACCCGCACCATGACCTTTGGCTGGCACCGTTCAG AGACTCTGGGGGCTTTGGCCTCTGTGGTCTCCCTCTGGATGGTCACTGGCATCCTCCTGTACCTGGCTTTCATCCGCCTGCTGCACAGCGACTACCACATCGAAGGGGGTGCCATGCTGCTGACCGCCAGCATCGCAGTCTGTGCCAATCTGCT AATGGCCTTTGTGCTGCACCAGGCTGGGCCCCCCCACAGCCACGGGTCTAGGGGGGCAGAGTATGCACCGctggaggaggggcctggggaggccCTGCCCCTGGGGAACACCAGCGTCCGGGCGGCCTTTGTGCATGTGCTGGGGGACCTCCTGCAGAGCCTTGGGGTGCTGGCTGCCTCCGTCCTCATCTACTTCAAG GCGTGGGGCTGTTTTCTCTACAGCCTCAATACAAGGCAGCTGACCCCATCAGCACCTTCCTCTTCTCCATCTGCGCCCTCGGATCCACCGCTCCCACCCTCCGAGACGTTCTCCGCGTCCTCATGGAAG GTACCCCCCGAAGTGTGGGGTTCGAGCCTGTGCGGGATACCCTGTTGTCAGTGCCAGGAGTCCGGGCAACCCACGAGTTGCACCTGTGGTCCCTCACGCTCACCTACCACGTTGCCTCTGCACACCTGGCCGTCG ACTCCACAGCTGACCCCGAAGCTGTCCTGGCTGAAGCCACATCCCGGCTCCACTCCCGGTTTGGATTCTCCAGCTGTACCCTGCAGGTCGAGCAGTACCAGCCCGAGATGGCCCAGTGCCTGCGCTGCCGGGAGCCCCCCCAAGCCTGAGCCACggccccacctgcctccccccactGCCAGGCCCCTGGCTCAGCCTTGGACTCTCAGCACCTGCCTCCCTGCTCACGGagaagtgacagagctgggcctgcacccttcctccctccccgctTCCACCTGCCGACCCCCCAGCCCCAGTGGGCAAGACCAGAGTGTGTGTGGGGCGTGGGCCCGGAGTCAGGCTGAACAGGGAACTCAgagcagtggggggggggtgtag